Below is a window of Synechococcales cyanobacterium T60_A2020_003 DNA.
ATGCGGACTACAGAGGGCCCCACCTGTGCCACAGCATCGGCGACGAAGCTGCGTGGATTTGGCGTTTGAGCCCAAACTGGCTGTTGCCAGCCAACCGTAAGCATGATGCAGAGAAGTAGAGGAAAAACTCTGAGACGGTTGAGCATACGTTCTGCATACCAAAGTAACTGTTGAAACTGCATAGTAAACTCGTAACCTCCAAGCGCAATCAAATCATTCGCGCTAAATCCTTGGCTATATTTCAATCTTAGCGACGTTCGTTCACGCAATTGTGTTCACAGACAATTCGCAGTTATTTAGGATGGATATAGGAAGCCGAAGCAGCGATGACGGCTCTATTTGGCGTAATTGGGCTAGAATCAAAGACAAAACTACAGTGTGACCATTACTTGCTGAGTGCAGTGTTGATTTTTATGCACCCAGTTAACCCTCTGGAGAATAGCTGGAACCAATACGAATAACTATGCAGATTTACTGAGCTAGGCTTTCCGTATATTGTTCAAGCTTTTCAAGACTATGTATGGAAGGGGCATGTACGTCCTGAACTCGAGCAACCGTAAACAAATTCATGACGATGCCTGACTTTGCCCAAACGAACTCATCTTCGCCAGACCCGAATCACTCCCATCCGGTCAATTGTGCGTCCCAACCCCATGATCACGAGCATCACCATAATGCTCAAAATCATGGACATGTCCATAGTGAGGAATCTCTAAGACAAATCGTGAATCGCCTCTCTCGAATTGAAGGCCATATTCGCGGTATTAAGACGATGGTGCAAGAGGGGAGAGCCTGCCCAGACGTACTGGTTCAGGTTGCGGCTGTGCGTGGTGCCTTAGATCGGGTGGCACGGATTATTTTGGATGAACACTTAACCGAGTGCGTAGCGCGAGCAGCTCGTGAAGGAGATATTGCTGTAGAGTTGGCCGAACTGAAAGCCGCGCTCGACCGATTTTTGCCCTAACGGCACTTTTGGACAAGCCCAAACCAGCCAGACTCCACCCATGTCTCTCAAGTCATTTTCGTGAGCGCATCCTGGAAACCGCTACTGTATGGCTAGCTAAGCCGATGCTTGGCACCTATGCAAAAAGCATACATATATATAGATGCACTTTTAGAGAAAAACCAGGATTCCTAGCTTAGAACTACAAGGACTACGACGGACAACGGGCAACTATAGGGTTCACTCCGCACCAAAGCGCACCATAAACTAGAAATTTATGTCGCCCGTTCTTACCGTGATTCACCGAGAATTGGTATCGATTGTGTCAAAAAGCATGCCAAGTATTAAAAAAAGATATAGGTCATGCTAGTTATCTCGCTTGAGAAAGACGCGATCTAAGACAGATTTGATTACGAGTCCTGATAGGGTAACGTTGCCCTTAGAGCCAATTCAATGTCTAAAAACTGTGATTTTTGACTTTCACACTTCATAACTTCTTAATATCTATTTTTGAATGACAAAATGCCCAAGGTAGTTCTAGTTAACCCGTTGATTCCTCCAAATACTGGCAATATTGCTCGCACCTGTGCTGCTACTGAAACACCACTGCATCTAGTTGGGCCTCTTGGCTTTGAAATTAGCGATCGCCAATTGAAGCGAGCGGGCTTAGATTACTGGCCTTATGTTGACCTGCACTACCATGATTCGCTGGATGCATTTCAAGCCCATAGCGAGGCAGAAGGAGGGCGATGGATTGGATTTAGCACTTCAGGAAAATGTAGTTATGTTAAGTTTCAGTTTCAAGCGGATGATTGGCTGCTGTTTGGTGCTGAGACTACCGGTTTACCCAAGGATGCCCTACACCGATGTGATGCGACTCTCTATATTCCCATGAGCCAGAGCGGAGTCCGCAGTTTAAATCTCTCCGTCAGTGCTGCAATTGGTTTATTTGAGGCTCGACGCCAACTGGGATACATGGATTAGCAACGCTTCCATCGCTTCATCGCTTCTTAGAGATAAATCTGCAATCTGAATAAGGCGATCGCCAGAGAAAATAGAAGCAGAGAACGGGGATTCCAGACTATAGTCATGGTTAGAGAAAAAGTCACTGAGTTTATTGATTTCAGGCTGGATGTCATGAAGACTTATTCAATAGCCTTCATTTGGAAAAGGCTTGAGCCAAAAGGGTTGCAAGGACATTTGTGGTGACTGAAATTGGTGCGGCGATCGCGATTGGCGCAATGTAAATCATTAAAAATACTGGTTGCATCTGGAATTCTGAAGTAAACTTAGCGGTTGATTCTCCTTGATGCAGCGTTGAATCTGTAGTAGAGACGCTATAGGTAGAAGCTGCTCTAAAGAGATTGGTGCATTGAAGTGAAAAGTTGAACTAATAGATTAGTTTTACTTAATTCGTCTGTGCTTGAATTTTCTGTCCACTGGTGTAAGCTTATCTAAGCCAAAAAGAGCAGAGTAGTGTTACCTAACGGTAGAGCTTTGTCGGTGATTCACATCGTTAATTAGGGTGATGCGAGTCACAAGACTTCTCTACACTGCTTGAAGACAGTTGAAC
It encodes the following:
- a CDS encoding metal-sensitive transcriptional regulator gives rise to the protein MPDFAQTNSSSPDPNHSHPVNCASQPHDHEHHHNAQNHGHVHSEESLRQIVNRLSRIEGHIRGIKTMVQEGRACPDVLVQVAAVRGALDRVARIILDEHLTECVARAAREGDIAVELAELKAALDRFLP
- a CDS encoding tRNA (cytidine(34)-2'-O)-methyltransferase, whose product is MPKVVLVNPLIPPNTGNIARTCAATETPLHLVGPLGFEISDRQLKRAGLDYWPYVDLHYHDSLDAFQAHSEAEGGRWIGFSTSGKCSYVKFQFQADDWLLFGAETTGLPKDALHRCDATLYIPMSQSGVRSLNLSVSAAIGLFEARRQLGYMD